From a single Gimesia fumaroli genomic region:
- a CDS encoding DinB family protein, protein MLEYIKTSITGQFEAALSMLNECIQSCPPDRWENRIANMEFGHVAYHTLCYVDLYLSPDNDSFQLREFHNEFNENWFKPKTNHPITQALVSDYLQACLQKMRETIAAENEASLKQSAGFYWLSQLTRGELHIYNLRHVQHHAGQLSAYLRRINVDTRWNSTGWSPTAP, encoded by the coding sequence ATGCTTGAATACATTAAGACCAGCATTACAGGACAGTTTGAAGCGGCGCTCAGTATGTTGAATGAATGCATTCAGAGTTGCCCGCCTGATCGCTGGGAAAATCGCATAGCCAACATGGAATTCGGACATGTTGCCTATCATACGCTCTGTTACGTAGACCTGTACCTCTCTCCCGACAACGACAGTTTTCAGCTGAGAGAGTTTCACAACGAGTTCAATGAGAACTGGTTTAAACCGAAAACGAATCACCCCATCACACAGGCACTCGTTTCCGACTATTTGCAGGCCTGTCTTCAGAAAATGCGTGAGACGATTGCCGCAGAGAATGAAGCGTCGCTCAAACAGTCTGCCGGTTTCTACTGGCTGTCCCAACTCACGCGGGGAGAACTGCACATCTACAATCTACGACACGTGCAGCATCACGCAGGACAACTCAGTGCCTATCTGCGGCGCATCAATGTCGATACCAGGTGGAATTCCACAGGCTGGTCCCCCACAGCACCCTGA
- a CDS encoding sugar phosphate isomerase/epimerase family protein, protein MAALVSCLTNSYGRFGPIAAIEHIHDAGLSHLELNIKNHGVPSFFKETPLLTNASTADNVEQVKDLLKKHHVKLSSCNITSGNPLDPEIVSITKQKLDLAHLLGVKLVVGGAGEIEQESQREDLYKNLREIGDYSASKGITYCFETHPGICVNAAGMLRAMQDLDHPHLRLNFDTGNINYYNKHANVLESLHEVVHYVKHVHLKDSYCKYKDWNFTTLGEAGGVDFLKVRFILEDHNFEGPYSLEIEGIEGEPELTLEEHHNRVKQSVLYLRECGFFE, encoded by the coding sequence ATGGCCGCTCTTGTCTCCTGTTTGACAAATTCCTATGGTCGCTTTGGTCCCATCGCTGCAATCGAACACATCCATGATGCCGGGCTGTCCCACCTGGAACTGAATATCAAAAACCATGGTGTTCCTTCGTTCTTCAAAGAAACGCCCCTGCTCACCAATGCGTCCACAGCCGACAACGTGGAGCAAGTGAAAGACCTCCTGAAAAAACATCACGTCAAACTTTCCAGCTGTAACATTACCAGTGGAAATCCGCTCGACCCCGAGATTGTCTCAATCACAAAACAGAAACTCGACCTGGCACATCTGCTGGGAGTCAAACTGGTCGTTGGCGGTGCCGGAGAAATTGAGCAGGAATCACAGAGAGAGGATCTCTACAAAAACTTGCGTGAGATCGGAGATTATTCCGCCTCGAAAGGAATCACTTACTGCTTCGAAACCCACCCGGGAATTTGCGTGAATGCAGCCGGCATGCTTCGCGCGATGCAGGATCTGGATCATCCCCACTTAAGGCTTAACTTTGATACGGGCAACATCAACTATTACAACAAACATGCCAACGTTCTGGAATCGCTGCATGAAGTGGTCCACTATGTGAAACACGTCCATCTGAAAGATTCCTACTGCAAATACAAAGACTGGAATTTCACGACACTCGGCGAAGCGGGGGGCGTCGATTTTCTCAAAGTCCGTTTCATTCTGGAAGATCATAATTTTGAAGGCCCCTACAGCCTGGAGATCGAAGGCATCGAAGGGGAGCCTGAACTCACACTGGAAGAACATCACAATCGCGTGAAACAGAGCGTGCTGTATTTAAGAGAGTGCGGTTTCTTTGAGTAA